From Argopecten irradians isolate NY chromosome 3, Ai_NY, whole genome shotgun sequence:
TTTAATAATGTCATTAGTACAGGATTGCTTTGTGTTATTTGATTATGATGaacaataatatacattaaaattaataaataaaaatccaTCATTGTATTATGGAATTTGTATACCGCATCTTACTAACAAGAATCATCCCAAACGTTCTCTAAGAATCTCCCGATGTCAAATACAAATCTTATGATATTTGTAAACAATAATTTTCTCGCCATGATAATACCAGAAtcgtcatatatatacatggttaatAGCACTctcaatatttacataattctcAAGATCATGGATTCTAAAAATATCACACAAGTCTAACTTTCAAACTCGTTATGAAACATTGATTGAATGTAAATTGCTTTAGTAATTTTAAAAAGGAGTAAAATCACTAGAGTTGTTAAGTATCACAATTCTACAATTGCATGGTGCTACTAAAATAGTGGTAATAAGGTTTGAAGAGACAGTTTCTTCCAGTGATAGCAGGACTTATCGGACATAGAGGAAATCCGAAACTtcgttttttttccatttcgtaaattatttttgttgttagAGTTGAATAAAACGTTTGATATTCTCTCATTTTGTAACTTGATCCAAATTATTGAATACAGAACATTTTACGATGAATAATATACGTTTGGAGATGGACCTTGCATTTATACGCTCTCGTTTCTGCTCCAATCGTATCAAATCGGAAGTATTTAGACTTGGAATCACACTAAAACTATATATGGGTGGTTCAGATCCATTGTAATGAGCGCCAAAGACTATTATCACGTCTGTATTCTATCAGTTGTATACAAGAGTATTTGAACATGTTTTAAATCTATACATTCTAAACAGTGATAGGCTTACTGAGTTACTTGTGCAAATCTCGAAGACAAAAGAAGTCGCCTAAACCATGATGAGATTTTATAGAATAGTACACGCCTGTCCTTCTATCTTATAGCCGACAGGGCGTAGCACCGACACTATTGCATTATTTATCAACTGTTTCATCTTCTTTTGGTCGTCAGGCGAACACTCAATGTACGCTGACGCACCAAGTCGTCTCGCCATGGCAGCTCCGTCGGACTTGGATATGGGGCTGCGGCCACATCGTCTCAGCTCCTGAATCACAGTGGGTTCCCTACGTAAGTCTGTTTGTGTGTTGACCAATATAAATGGGGTGTCTCGCATTTGATTTTGGATGATTGGTATCCATTTCTTTTCGGCGTTGTTGAAAGACTCCGGTCTGACTGCAGAAAAACACACTACAAACACGTCGGTCCCCGGAAAAACGTTTTGTGTGACGTCAGAACAGGGGTCCTGAATAGGAAAAGAAAATGAAGAACGAAGATGGCTATTAGATTACACAAGATAGGAAGTACAGCATTAGGTTTTGTTCTAAGATAAGATGGTGTTTTGGAGAAATAAAGACACTGCAGGCATAGTTTGGTGTagacattatatttttatctctaGTGTGGTTATATGCGTTCGTTTGTTTACAGGGCATATGCTATCATTACTGactaatattatttttgaatatCAATGTGGTTTACCACTTGAAAACTATATGCACTGGTGCGTTGACAAATGCATGCTATCAGATGTAGACGTACATATGTACGTTTAATGGCTATGCAATGCCACAGGGAGGTGTTAAAGATTGGTCAAAGCAGTAGCAGCTTTTAACTTAGACTTGGAATTATATGCAACAATTAAAAGAAACACTTATGTTGCGTCGTAGGAATTGGAAATCGGTGCTATTCTGGGAGAATGAGATGATATCAATAAGCGATGAAGATCCGAATCGTTTGTATGAACGTAGATATCATTTCTGTCATTTCAACAGTTAATTTCAATTCTAGTTTGGCTTTCATGTTTTCACCAACTGTGCTATTTATCATTTGATTGTTACTGTCAGCCTGCATAGTGCTAATAAATTAAGCAAAATATTTGCTTTACCAGAGAAACATTTCTGAAAAAGTAACATACGCTAAAAACAcgtaaaataatacatgtaagtaattGGGAAAATCGCATGGAAATCAGCGACAATATTAGTTTGATCTCATTATTGCATTAAAACATGGACAACACACTTAACTCAACGTCCCATTAAGGAAGGTGTAAGAACAGTAACCCTAACAAGTAACgtgctatttttttttactttttataaaCTGGTGATTTAAGTGTCTAGGTAGTACACGAAGGCCAAGCACGTACATTTACCGACGTTGATCGATTGGGCATGGCACCTGACTGGAAACATAAGTCCTTATGGGATAGTGTTTAGTTGTGTATATCAATCTGGAAAGCCTTCACATAAACAGAAACATATCAATAAATGCGTCATTGGTATTGTTTAAACGACAAATACGCAGATATTGTTGTAATATATGAAAAGTACATGCATGGGATCATTCTGTATAATTACTTTcataagaaaataaatcatGATTTGATACAGTATCAACTCATTATCTATGTACATGGTTGACCGGACTTCAAGACTGGACCTCAAGTTATGTTCGTGGTCAGAAAAACATGAGGATATACAGTATCTTGTTtcttatacatttttattggtTTATATTAAATCGTATCCGTGTAAAATCTGTTACAAATGTGCTGGGAGCTGTTTTTGTAAGGAATCCCACCAGATAACATATTCATATTCAATGTGTATCCTGCTGTCCCCATGACCAGAATCTTGTCTCCTATATATACGGTGTCCGGTTATGATATCAAGGTATCTAAACTAGTTCTCGGGTAGCCCTCAGTAAAAGTAGATCTGACCTCATGATGAACTAGTCTGAcgttaaataaacaaacaaatcctcCAGGCTGCCGTGTTTACAGAAAATATCTTCTGGTCCTAACATAAATACAAACTAAGATGACATGTTTGTATACAAAAGTTTCGTTTTCTAGCTAAGTTCCATGTTTCATGTTGCCTTTTACTTTGGTATGTTGTTCGGTGCCATCTGTTTTTTGTGAGAATCAAAATctgtaacatactgtcacaATTGGATTGACTATTCAAAAGCTTTTTAAACGGCgctttttgttttgaatttttataaGAAACTTATTTATCACGTGGATGCATGGCATAGATTATGCATCAATGTGGCCATGCTTGTGACTATGCAAGATTGATAATCCTGTTGGACATCCGTATTGAATCGCAAAAACGAAAAAGCAcgacattatatatttatcatatttgtataCTTATATCCGTCTTTACACTTCCCATGAAATAAggacaatgtaaatatataatttctgaATATAACGCATATTCAAGAGGATTATTTGTACTTACCATTGATTTTGCCATTTAAAGGCTCTCGAAATAGCGCGATATGAGTATACAGTTCAGTTAAAACTGaccaaaaatattaaatgtttggAAGTTTGCTTGAATTTTCTGGTATAaagatgtctttggttttactTTTTGTGCGAAATATCATTTTTAAGGTTATAATATTGATTCATGATAAAATTTAGTGCATGTGTCCTATGGTTAATCAGTGTATTTATGACACTACCATCGCAATCGCAGAGTGACAGAAGTTCCTGTTATACCGAGTGTTTTACTGCAAATATATGTGTGTTACATTGATATATCACAACTATTGGATTAGTAATGTTGTAAAATAGacatataaattatttcattgctTTTGATCAAACGTAATTTACATCGATGATGTTAAGTAAATGTATTACGGCTGTATAACGCTtaagaatgtaaatatatgaaatcTAGAATTGCAAAAATTGATTAAAGAGAGTGCTTAAAGGCCCAtaacctttccggagcaaaatataaaggtttcttaaagaacattaataacatcagaaaatgcataccgatgacctaaaataaggttacgacaccaaacatatgcaagatttcctgcgtaatatatgaaaacagtggagagtccattcgctgttttgccgtctggcgcagtgatagtcaactaccgcgcggtatttaggacgacggtgggaaacataatacgacccgcgttatgaaaataaacattttatttattttaatcaaatcgttcagaatgtgatgataaatgttgtattaacggtaagttaataattgttaagactctacaaaattatcgattttgttttacattcccattttgaaaattaaaagccgtttcggaaaggtagtgggcctttaaggtgCGGATGAATATTATAACTCATTCAACTTCTAACAGTACCAAAACAATCCCAGCGACAATATATTCTGAACAGGTCATCTTAAAGTACATTAGCAGATTATTTACGGCGCAACGAATAGGACTGTATTGCGGGTTGTGTGAAGCCCTACAGtagaataaacaaaatgtttagtAAACAGCAGAAACACGTGTTGTGGAAATGACTTCCGACAGCTATTGACAGATGGATGTATATACACAATAATTACCGGTATACTACATACCTGGAGGCTTACGTGTGTGTGGTGTACGATCAAGGTGCGTCATTGAAACACGACTAGGTTAGACAATTCATGAAAGTAAAGGCTTCGTGGGTGTATTTGTTTGGATATTTCTAGATATATCAAGGATGAAGAGAAAAGTGTAATGGAAGTATATTATTAAAAGAGAAAATTTTCAGCCTCAAGAATCGTTAGATAAATCGATCTGAGTAAACTTAAGACTGACATCTTTTGTTTCCAAAGTGTCGTTTACTGAAAGACcatggttttatttattttgccgAAAAAGAAAAACCTTTCGGAGACATTGACAAATTGCTTAATAACACATAACCTGTTTCTACCTTTTTTCTAACCTGCTTGAAAATATTCCAAAAAATTACATCGCGTAAGTAATGGAAGCATTTTTAAATGTCTGtaggaaaaggaaaaaatagAATTGGATGTTAAATTCCTTATTTTTTAAGTACAGATATTTTTGCTAAAATTCATCGATAATTACAAGTAACACTAGTTTGGTAATTTTTGATGCTTCATGGAGAAAGCATGTCATCGGATATACGTCCTAGGGACTCTGGGCGCTTGTCTAAATATTGAGACAATCTAGGtacttattttatataaaaattgcTGAGTATCACAGTGAACACGTGGTGTACCTGACCACCGTCAGGTATTATTTCAAACCCACGTGGATCGTCACGCCGGCATATATCTTACCTGTTCTAAGGTGTCAATCAGTTggaggtgatatcttttccctgATATGCAAATGTTCCCTATATcaacaacagaaaaaaacaaaaacctgtCAGTCACTAATAAAAGAGTGATATTCGGCCAAAGGATAAAGTCCGAGAGATCACATGTAACCACCTGACCACTCACCGTAATATAACAAAGTTAGGTCCCACAAAGTCTGGCGCGTATCCAGGTCACTAGCTAATTTCGatgttttttatcattaaatcaCATGATTTGAACTTTAGAGTTTTGgttattttgaatgatttttaaagTAAAAGAAAAGTTTGGGAAAACCCAACAACTGTTAGATTAtccaaatattgttttaatgtcATATGAATCTTCTTATATTATATTGCTGTTACCTTGAAATCAACCTTTAATGGGGTGaaaactgtacatgtacttgcaaACAAAAACTTTTCGAGTCCTTTATTGCCAATGAATGTATTTCGCAGGATGAAAAAAGAAGCCTGAACCAAATATGTTACTGTATTATATCAAAGATTGATAagaatacatatgatatataattacctaccatatcattataatataaaaattaacacAGTAAAAGTAATCTACACACGTGTATGACACTCATATGTATGTATCACCGAATTAGAATTAGGTGTCatataagaatttatatcacaTTGAAATTAATTAGTTACTTTAAAATGGGCAAAATAATGAAGAAAATGGAATGCAAGTTATGTAATAGCCAAGGCCGTGTCCAAACGgcgtaaacatgtacatatatggcACAAGTGGAAAgttatgaaataatattacatttgtataaactATTATTACGCATCTGCAAGAAGGATGTGACGAGAGACAGAATGAGCACATGACACGGAATCACTGACCCAAATCAACGACAACAAACCAAAAATAGCTCCCATCGTGTCTGCTAACATAAACATTACAATAATCACCGAAACAGTTAACTCATAGACAGATGCAGTTTAGAAATGGTTTGGTCTTAGAGAGAACTTTTTTCAATAATACATACCTGCATAGTTGTCGAAGACTGGTGGTAGATGCTGAGTCTCGGGGAATTTATTAGTGGCGTAACATACTAACATACTAGTTTTACCAACGGCATCATCCCCTATTACCACACACTTAATAAAGTTCGTTCTTAGAATCACCATGGTTAATCCGCTACGTCAATTAAGGATTAAGAATGTCACTCATTGTCACgtgaaaaaatatgataaaaaatctTTGCCGTTTCAGTCCAGAGCTACACGACGACCGAGAAAGGCATCCCTTTGTTTTCGTGTGAAGTTCTAACTAGGTGTCTATCCCGCCAACTTATAAATCAGAGTTTGTCACGTGCTCGCCCAGGTAAAATCTCACAGGTATTCCTGAGGAGTTTATCAGCAATCCTGTGTATACAGCCATATATGGGGGCCATCGAGTTATGCGATTTCCTATCAGATAGTCCACATAAATGTTTGTGTACTTTAAAGTGAAATCGACAGTTCACATAAATACTCCAATCGTATCTCTGGGTCATTCTGGCCCTAAATTGTGGTCAGTTGTTAATTTAAGTCCTGTCGCCTTTCCATTATGATTTTTGGGTTTAAAAGTCTGCTGTAAATGGGCATATTGATAGACTTTAAATTGGCAGTTTATGACTCTCC
This genomic window contains:
- the LOC138318116 gene encoding cdc42 homolog; translated protein: MVILRTNFIKCVVIGDDAVGKTSMLVCYATNKFPETQHLPPVFDNYAGNICISGKRYHLQLIDTLEQDPCSDVTQNVFPGTDVFVVCFSAVRPESFNNAEKKWIPIIQNQMRDTPFILVNTQTDLRREPTVIQELRRCGRSPISKSDGAAMARRLGASAYIECSPDDQKKMKQLINNAIVSVLRPVGYKIEGQACTIL